The following proteins come from a genomic window of Leishmania major strain Friedlin complete genome, chromosome 3:
- a CDS encoding conserved hypothetical protein (previous protein_id=AAM69059.1), producing the protein MFKGLLCPVLGRRAARRLATVANSARRGGRQRSRETVLESTRLLEKLQKRQGPGRTRTAQQRARRSGLTNPLNSTESWTAAQADALAQEEANWRAADPLRKWKDEAEELRRRQQGAEDGAHSVTGSAQPTSSSHYDAVNADTGNSAVQERFDALVHRALLRYGLPLPVEVAMNNNVISAASFASGTRRSAQRSYSDAKAASDKGADDSSAVYYDEVALKLHEFMTVLRKEEPHFSLRDGCDGVPLSLMVKNCCYLRAFGGKVNYMRFVRRLRTDELRSGGNHQGGGVQGGHEANAAVVSLGKYMMRELPSQDGLRKGPQPWRYTYRMI; encoded by the coding sequence ATGTTCAAGGGACTGCTGTGTCCTGTTCTGGGGAGACGAGCAGCACGACGGCTTGCCACGGTCGCCAACAgcgctcgccgcggcggccggcaACGCTCGCGTGAGACGGTGCTGGAGTCCACTCGGCTTCTGGAGAAACTGCAGAAACGGCAAGGGCCGGGGCGCACACGAactgcacagcagcgcgcgcggcgcagtgGGCTCACCAACCCGCTGAACTCGACCGAGTCGtggacagcggcgcaggcaGACGCGCTAGCGCAAGAGGAAGCGAACTGGCGGGCCGCTGATCCGCTGCGCAAATGGAAGGACGAGGCCGaagagctgcggcggcggcagcagggggcAGAGGATGGGGCGCACTCCGTCACCGGGTCCGCACAGCCCACCTCGTCATCGCACTATGACGCTGTGAATGCGGACACCGGCAACAGCGCTGTGCAGGAGCGCTTTGATGCTCTTGTGCACCGCGCACTGCTCCGCTAcggtctgccgctgccggtggaggTGGCCATGAACAACAACGTGAtatccgccgcctccttcgcaTCAGGCACGCGCCGAtctgcgcagcgcagctACTCTGACGCCAAAGCCGCCTCTGACAAGGGTGCGGACGACTCTAGCGCGGTGTACTATGATGAAGTGGCGCTCAAGCTGCACGAGTTCATGACGGTTCTCCGCAAAGAAGAACCGCACTTCAGCTTACGGGACGGCTGCGACGGGGTTCCGCTCTCCTTGATGGTGAAGAACTGCTGCTACCTGCGTGCCTTTGGTGGCAAGGTAAACTACATGCGCTTTGTGCGACGCCTGCGCACGGATGAGCTGCGGTCGGGTGGCAACCATCAAGGTGGAGGGGTGCAAGGCGGACATGAGGCAAACGCGGCAGTGGTATCGCTTGGGAAGTACATGATGCGCGAGCTGCCTTCGCAGGACGGACTCCGTAAAGGTCCTCAGCCGTGGCGCTACACTTATCGAATGATCTGA
- a CDS encoding hypothetical protein (previous protein_id=AAM69058.1): MTSVLAVVNARRVWRGASVLQPAVSSSYPPEVDALLVEGGRISFIGSTAEVQQRYGALVAAQPVDAAAAAPQPVEGGRPRTVSHRVIDCEHRHAVYPGFIDSHVHFLDGGRMLLAPQLGFATSRTQFTAIVRDFVEHRYNREEGGWVYGVGWSEAVLGCSPTREWLDEVSTKIHLVMYSKDIHSAVMNTAALRSCHIIPGAEDGEPLITSVEGGVIELNENGQPSGVLRDNAIQLAKRYAPAADTPANQRRALEAATEHLLSLGFTSVFSMMSTTYMDNVSEINFLAQMEREGAMRLRVRYGVPLSDVERLMDKFYRVMATDAAQSGRSDDFTLPYRFTMTPPAAGGGYLLLGAVKLFADGSLSSRTAAMNRPYGYNVTTEGDIDSDLDDAAISALLKERSGKQCQCGLLTMSRLELQCAIRVAHSHDLQCVVHAIGDRAVATVNRALCASADWLRERGAEAGVVAAVARFRADPRSRVEHCQHMSSMTKEVKRMAQYGIIASMQPCHLLFDGDYVDTLLGQRRKDTSYMWGTLLAAKIRVDLGSDWPVAPADVNDGLRGAVTRVPDVMTALAAEEAQYRSQQQAQPSADNTAACAATALRRYHDTWNPAECISMDAALRTYTYEGAHGMFMENYLGTLEVGKYADITVWTADWLDDAEMEQMAGVEGANARWWPRHREPHVAYTIVGGVVEYDRSH; encoded by the coding sequence atgaCCTCTGTACTAGCCGTCGTCAACGcgcggcgtgtgtggcgtGGCGCTTCGGTTCTGCAGCCAGCCGTGTCATCGTCGTATCCGCCGGAGGTcgacgcgctgctggtggaggGCGGCCGCATCAGCTTCATCGGTAGCACCGCAGAGGTGCAACAGCGCTATGGCGCGCTAGTGGCTGCGCAGCCTGTcgatgcggcagcagcagcccctcAGCCGGTGGAGGGTGGCCGCCCGCGCACGGTGTCGCACCGCGTCATCGACTGTGAGCACCGCCACGCTGTGTACCCAGGCTTCATCGACTCCCATGTGCACTTCCTTGACGGCGGCCGCATGTTGCTCGCCCCTCAGCTGGGCTTTGCGACGAGCAGGACACAGTTCACAGCAATCGTTCGCGACTTCGTGGAGCACCGCTACAACCGTGAGGAGGGCGGTTGGGTGTACGGCGTCGGCTGgagcgaggcggtgctgggCTGCTCGCCGACGCGCGAGTGGCTGGATGAGGTGAGCACGAAGATCCACCTGGTCATGTACAGTAAGGACATCCACTCCGCTGTTATGAAtaccgccgcgctgcgcagctgccacaTCATCCCTGGTGCCGAAGATGGTGAGCCGTTAATCACCTCCGTCGAGGGTGGCGTTATCGAGCTGAATGAGAACGGTCAACCGAGCGGTGTCCTCCGCGACAACGCCATCCAGCTGGCGAAGCGGTACGCGCCTGCCGCTGACACGCCCGCCAACCAACGCCGTGCGCTCGAGGCCGCTACTGAacaccttctctctctcggtttcacctccgtcttctccatGATGTCCACCACGTACATGGACAACGTGAGCGAGATCAACTTCCTCGCGCAGATGGAGCGTGAGGgcgcgatgcggctgcgcgtgcggtacggcgtgccgctgagtGACGTGGAGCGCCTCATGGACAAGTTCTACCGCGTGATGGCGACGGACGCGGCGCAGTCGGGCCGCAGCGACGACTTTACGCTGCCTTACCGCTTTACCatgacgccgccggcggccggcggcggctACCTGCTGCTAGGCGCAGTGAAACTGTTCGCGGACGGCTCGTTGAGCTCGCGCACAGCGGCGATGAACCGGCCCTATGGCTACAACGTGACGACGGAGGGTGACATCGACAGCGATCTAGATGACGCGGCGATCAGTGCGCTCCTGAAAGAGCGATCGGGGAAGCAGTGCCAGTGCGGACTGCTGACGATGTCGCGTCTGGAGCTGCAATGCGCGATCCGAGTTGCGCACTCGCACGACTTGCAGTGCGTGGTGCACGCGATTGGCGATCGCGCTGTAGCAACAGTCAACCGCGCGTTGTGCGCGTCGGCGGATTGGCTGCGTGAGCgcggggcggaggcgggAGTTGTGGCAGCGGTAGCGCGCTTCCGCGCCGACCCGCGCTCGCGCGTGGAGCACTGCCAGCACATGTCCAGCATGACGAAGGAGGTGAAGCGCATGGCGCAGTACGGCATCATCGCGTCCATGCAGCCCTGTCACCTTCTGTTCGATGGCGACTACGTGGACACGCTCCTGGGCCAGCGCCGCAAGGACACGTCGTACATGTGGGggacgctgctggcggcgaaAATCCGCGTGGACCTGGGCTCCGACTggccggtggcgccggcggacGTGAACGACGGGCTGCGTGGCGCGGTAACACGCGTGCCGGACGTgatgacggcgctggcggcggaggaggcgcagtaCAGGAGCCAacagcaggcgcagccgtCGGCCGACAACACagccgcctgcgcagcaaCTGCACTGCGGCGCTACCACGACACTTGGAATCCCGCCGAGTGCATCTCCAtggatgcggcgctgcgcacgtacacgtacGAGGGCGCGCACGGCATGTTCATGGAGAACTACCTCGGCACACTAGAAGTGGGCAAGTACGCTGACATCACAGTGTGGACGGCGGACTGGCTGGACGACGCGGAGATGGAGCAGATGGCAGGCGTGGAGGGCGCGAACGCACGGTGGTGGCCGCGCCACCGGGAACCGCATGTCGCCTACACGATCGTCGGCGGAGTCGTAGAGTACGACCGCTCGCACTGA